CTCCTCCGAGGAAGAGCCTAAATTATTGTCTTTATGGCGCGCCCAGCAGGATTCGAACCTGCGACCTACGGATTCGTAGTCCGTCACTCTATCCATCTGAGCTATGGGCGCTCGAAAAGTTTTTTATACCATCTTGAAAGGGGGATGGCAAGAGGTCGTTTCGAGGAAAATCGAGAGGGGGCTATTTTTCTTATGGGATGTGGCGACGGAGGATCTCTTCGATCAGGGAGGTAGTGGAAAAACCGGTCTGAAAGGGGATACGTTCCACGCGGCCGCCGTCGGCCCTGACGATGTCAGCGCCGACGATGGCATCCTCGGCCCAGTCACCGCCCTTGACGAGGATGTCGGGGAGCAGGGCCTGGATCAGCTGGAAGGGGGTCGGATCGTCGAAAATCACCACTTGGTCGACGGACGCGAGGGCGGCCAGGAGTTCGGCGCGGACGTCCTGGGGGAGGATTGGCCTGTCCGGGCCCTTCAGTGCGCGGACGGACTCATCGCTGTTGACGGCCACGAGGAGGTGGTCGCCCAGCCGGCGGGCCTCCGAGAGATAGCGGGTGTGGCCCGGATGGAGGAGGTCGAAGCAGCCGTTGGTGAAGACCACGCGCCGGGCATCGGCTTTGAGCCTTCGGATCGTCGCCTGCGCCGCGGGGAGCGTGACGATCTTTGTCAGGTACGGGATTTCCGGAATGTGCGGTCTTGCCATGCGGTTTCCTCTCGATCTTTACACGGCCCTGGCAAGGGTCAGGGCTTTTACGCTCCGGGCGTCGGCCTTTTTGAGGATCCGGGCGCACTCGTTCAGGGTGTTGCCGGTGGTGGCGACGTCATCCACCAGGAGGATGTCCCGGCCCTTCACGGAGGCGGGGCGTTTCAGGAAAAAGGCTTCGTGGACGTTATCGCGCCGGTCGGCGTGTCCCAGGCCCGTCTGCGTTTGGGTGTATCTTACCCTGGTGAGGGACAGGAAGTCCAGGTCCGCCTGAAGGCGCTTCGCCACCGGGCGGGCGAGCAGGAGGCTTTGAT
The DNA window shown above is from Desulfatiglans anilini DSM 4660 and carries:
- the rfaE2 gene encoding D-glycero-beta-D-manno-heptose 1-phosphate adenylyltransferase, coding for MARPHIPEIPYLTKIVTLPAAQATIRRLKADARRVVFTNGCFDLLHPGHTRYLSEARRLGDHLLVAVNSDESVRALKGPDRPILPQDVRAELLAALASVDQVVIFDDPTPFQLIQALLPDILVKGGDWAEDAIVGADIVRADGGRVERIPFQTGFSTTSLIEEILRRHIP